CGGAAGCTGCTCAGCCAGACCGAGGGCCGCTCGATCATGCTCGAAGAATATGCGCGCACGCAGATCGCCACCGAAGAACTGCATTCCGGCGAGATCGAAAAGATGCTGCGCCGGCCTGGCTGAGGAAAGCACGCCATCTCCGGACCCAAAGTCCGGAGGTGGCTCTTCAGGTCACCGGTCCAGCGGACTCCGCACCCCCTTCGCGCCTTTCCCCAGTACGTGGGTGTAGATCATCGTGGTCTTCACATCCGAATGACCGAGAAGCTCCTGCACCGTGCGGATGTCGTAGCCGTCTTCAAGCAGGTGGGTGGCGAAGCAATGGCGGAAAGTATGGCAGCTGGCTGGCTGCGACAGCCCTGCCTTCCTCACTGCTGATTGCACGGCACGCTGTACCGACTTGTCGTGGATGTGATGGCGCACCGGTTTGCCGTTCAGGAGGTCCGGGCACAAGGTCGCCGACGGAAACAGGTATTGCCAGCCCCACTGACAGGATGCCTCCGGGTACTTCCGGGCCAGCGCAGCCGGCAGCGACACGCCGGGCCTGCCTGCTCGCCGCTCGTTCTCGAACCAGGCGTGCAAGCGGGCGAGATGCCCACGCAGTACCGGCACCAGCTGGGCTGCGACCACCGTGATCCGGTCCTTGCCGCCTTTCCCGTCCCGGACCAGCACCTCGCCACGTTCCAGCGCCAGGTCTTTCACCCGGAGCCGCAGGGCCTCCGACAACCGCAGGCCACCGCCGTAAAGCAGGCCGGCGATCAGCCAATGGTTGCCCTGCAACTCCGCCATCACCCGCGCCACCTCGGCCCGCGTCAGGACTACCGGCAGATGCCGGGCGCGCGGTGCCCGCGTGACATTGGTCAGCCAGGGCAGTTCAATTCCCAGCACCCGCCGGTAC
This genomic stretch from Chromatiales bacterium harbors:
- a CDS encoding integron integrase, which translates into the protein MGREAGLLTTAREQIRTRHMSYRTEKTYLHWMHRFILFHNRRHPREMGAPEVEAFLTHLAVVRKVSASTQNQALQAILFLYRRVLGIELPWLTNVTRAPRARHLPVVLTRAEVARVMAELQGNHWLIAGLLYGGGLRLSEALRLRVKDLALERGEVLVRDGKGGKDRITVVAAQLVPVLRGHLARLHAWFENERRAGRPGVSLPAALARKYPEASCQWGWQYLFPSATLCPDLLNGKPVRHHIHDKSVQRAVQSAVRKAGLSQPASCHTFRHCFATHLLEDGYDIRTVQELLGHSDVKTTMIYTHVLGKGAKGVRSPLDR